The genomic window GAATCTCGCTAATCGGCCTTCGTCGCAAGCATCGCCGCCGTACTCGAACGCCGCTGGAGCGTTGGTAGTACCGGGGAATCGAGAAACGCTCCATTGGGCCGAACCCCAAGCACACGCACTCGCACCCTTGAGACCAGTCTTCGCCCCGGCTGAATTCCCAACAGCAATCCGAGAGCGCAGAAACGCCCGATCGACGATATTCCGAACAGGATCCAGTAAGCTTCTTGGCTGGCACCAAAGTAGGCCAAAACCCCGCCTCCGATCGCAGCACCGCCGCACCATGCGGTGCAGTTGGCGAAGTTATAGAGCGTCAGCATTTTGGTTCTTCGGCTGACAGGCACCGCGTCAAAGATCAACAGAAAGAAACCGAGCTCATAAGCCGCCCACACCACTCCGCTGAGCATTTGGATGATCGCGAGCCACCAAAAATTGCTCGACACAATCCACAACGAAGCAATCGGAACGATGCCGATGCCACCGGTCCATAACAATCGCTTCGCACCGTACCGGCGACTGAAATTCCCCCAAAACGACAGGGCAAGCACCTTGGAAACAAACGTGATTGCAAGCAACGTCACGAAATCACGATAGGACAGCGACAACTTTTCGAGCATGTAGGGTGAGAAATAAGGCCCACTGAGCTGAACCATCCCTTGCACCAACACGAGGTAGCCGAGCAAGCGGATCGCAGAAATGCCAATAGAGGAGGGGGGCGTCCCCGTCTCTGCGGCTCCCCGTTGCGGCTTCGCTTTCTCATCCGAATCCGCTGCACTATCCGAGCCCGCTGCACTATCCGAGTCCGCATTACTAACGGAGTCCGCTGTAGAATCTGAGTCCGCTGGCAAACCAAACGATGCTCCCGATTGCGAAACAATGTTCGCATCTGCCCGCACCTCGGTTCGGTGCATCGCGAGCATGGCTACGGATAAAAAGCGAAACAAGCTGGCCCCAAAAAAGGCGATCGCAAACCCGATCGTAACCCAGTCGCCCTGTTCAGCCAGCTGCAGCAGCATGCCGCCACCGACTAGTCCAGCCAAGGTGGTCGCTTGCGCCCACTTAGTTCGACGAGCGAAATAGCTAATGCGTAAGCGTGAGGGGACAACCCTCTCGATCCAGGTATTCCACGCCGGTCCGGTTGCCAAACCAGAAGCCCAGTACAGCGAGGCGAAGACCAACAACCACAACAATGAAATCGAACCGAACATGGCCGCGATCGCGATCGGAATCAGGCTGGCCGCTTGCAGCGTGCCACAGAAAACGACCCAACGTTGTTCCAATCCGAACCATCGCACGGCTGCAGGGGAAATCAACTGCGCCATTCCGCCAAAGAATAGCGGAACGCTGCCAACCAAACCTGCGGCAACTTCGCCAAGGCCGATCGCCAACGCGAAGGCGGCAAAATAGGTTTCCCCCAGCCCCACCATCACTCCATAACTTGCTCCGTCGACGAGACTCGCCCGGAGATTCGATCTCGTTACCGACGACGCGTTGGAACCAAAAAACATTGACATCAACGTGAAAAGCGAGTGGTCTAAGTGGCGTAAACAGCAAGGGCGACGCGGTTCCCCAGAGCGCCAAGGTTCTGACAAACCGCACCCCAAAAATCAAGCTGCCTCGAATTGCGAATCTTGTACGAAGAAGTCGCCTTTGAAATCGAGAGGAAAATCTTTTCTAAAGTTCGCGATTGACCACTCGTCCAAACGTCCGCGGTGGATATGATTCGCCAAAGCACGCTATTTTTCTGATTGAAATCACTGCAGCGCCCCATCATTCCACCGAATCCTCCCGAGAAGCGAAAGAGACCGAATACGTGAACGACTACGCCCGCGGAGAAAACCATTCGAAGTCAATTCCGTCCCGAGGCGCCGAAGAATCCGATGAACTCGATTTGTCAAAGTTTGAATGGAATCTGGCCGTTCGCCCGACCACGATCGCGGACCTGGATGCGTTGCTCGCCATCCAAGCGAAGTGCTTTCCCGGCATGCCGATGTGGACGCTCGAGCAGATTGAAAGCCAATTAGAACGGTTCCCCGAAGGCCAATTTGTTGTGGAGTGCGACGGCAAAGTCATCGCCTCGTGCAGCAGTCTGCTGGTCCACTACGACGACAATCTCGAGTGGCACAATTGGCAAAAGGTGGCCGATGGCGGCTTCATTCGCAACCACGTTCCCGGCGGGGATACGATGTACGGAATCGAGATCATGGTCGATCCCGATTTTCGAGGCATGCGTTTGTCACGTCGCTTGTACCAAGCTCGCAAAGATGTTTGCCGCCGTATGAACGTGGCTCGCATGATTATCGCGGGCCGCATCCCCGGTTACCACAAGCACGCCGACGAGCTGAGCGCCCGGGAATACATCGAGCGAGTGGTGGAAAAGGCGATCTTTGACCCTGTCTTGACCGCCCAGCTCGCCAACGGTTTTGCGCTGCAAGGCTTGATCCCCAACTACTTGCCGTCCGACGTCGAAAGTGCAGGGTACGCGACGTTCTTGGAGTGGAAAAATCTCGATCACAACCGCACGCCGACGCGGCGTTATCGCCACAGCGTGGAACCGGTTCGCATTGGTGCGGTTCAATATCAAATGCGTGCGGTGAAGGATTTTGAAGAATTTGCTCACCAAGCACGCTACTTCGTCGACGTCGCAGGCGATTACAAATGTGACTTCCTGTTGTTCCCCGAACTGTTCACGCTGCAACTGTTGTCCTGTTTGCCACCCCAACGTCCGGGCAGCGCCGCGCGAGCGCTTTCGGAGTTCACGCCCCAGTACCTTGAACTGTTCACCGAAATGGCGATTTCGTTTAACACGAACATCATTGGGGGTTCGCATTTCGTTGTCGAAGACGACACGCTCTACAACATCTCTTACTTGTTCCGCCGCGATGGCAGTATCGAGAAGCAATACAAATTGCATATCACCCCTAGCGAACGTCGTTGGTGGGGCGTCACGGGGGGCGACAAGGTCGAGGTCTTTGATACCGATTGCGGCCCCATCTCGATCCAAATCTGCTACGACTGTGAATTCCCCGAAGTCTCACGGATCGCCGCCGAGCGGGGTGCGAACATGATGTTTGTGCCGTTCAACACCGACACGCGACTGGGCTACCTACGCGTTCGGCTTTGCGCTCAAGCCCGCTGCATCGAGAACCATTTCTACGTCGCGATCGCAGGCTGTACCGGCAATTTGCCGTTCGTTGAAAACGCGGATATCCATTACGCTCAATCGGCAATTTTCACTCCCGCCGATGTCACCTTTGCGCGCGATGCGATCGGTGCCGAAGCGAACGCAAACGTCGAAATGGTGATCATCCACGATGTCGACTTGGAACTGTTGCGTCGTCACCGAGAACAAGGCAACGTCACCAATTGGCGTGACCGACGCACCGACATGTACCAAGTCAACTACAAAGGCGGCAACGAGGTTCGCAACATTTGATCACTCCACCATTTCATCACTTACCGCTGAGCATCCTTGCTCAACCGAGTGATTCCGATTGTGGTCCGACGTGCCTGCATGCGGTCTACAATTACTGGAAAGACGACATTTCGTTGGACCAAGTGATCCGTGAAATCGGCCAATTCACCCGCGGCGGAACGTTGGCGGTTCAGTTGGCGTGTCATGCGCTCACTCGCGGTTATGACGCCACGATCGTGACGTACAACCTTCAATTTTTTGACCCCACTTGGTTTCCCCCAGGCCGAGTCAACTTGCCTGAGAAGTTGATCGCGCAATGCGAGGCCAAGATGAGTAACGACGAACGATTTGAAATCGCGACGGAATCATATTTGCGTTTCTTGGAACTCGGTGGCCAAGTCCAAATGGAACCGCTCGAAGAAAATCTAATCGTCCGCACGCTGGTCGCCGGCGTGCCACTGTTGAGCGGGCTGAGCGCGACGTTCCTGTACCAAGAGGCGCGAGAACGTTATCAAATTCGCGACGAATCCGGGCGTACCGGCGTTTCCGACGACGTAGGGGGCGAGCCGGTCGGACACTTTGTGGTGATGTACGGCTACGACGGTCAAACCGGGCAAGTCATGTTAGCCGACCCGCTGCAAAATAATCCCATCGCGTCGACTCACCTCTACACCGCTCCTTTGTCCCAAGTCGCGGCGGCCATTTTGCTTGGCATCGCCACGTACGATGCAAACCTATTGATGATCCGACCACGGAATCATCGCTCCCCAGGAAAGGCTTTCGCAAATGTCTGACGTGATCGTGACGGAATCGCAAGCAGGCTGGATTGAAGCGATCGAGGGGGTCGAGGTCGTGGACCCTCGTGAATACTTGACCGACCCGCGTTGGAACCGTCGCCGTGGGATCAAGGTTTACAACCTCGCTCGCTCCTACCGTTACCAAAGCTTCGGTTACTACGTTTCGCTATTAGCAGAAGCTCGAGGGCATCGCCCGATGCCCAACGTCACCGCGATCCAAGACCTAGCGGGCAAAGCCAACGTGCGCTTGCTGTCGCCCGAGTTGGATGAGTTGATTCAACATGCGTTTGCCCCGCTGACAAAAGACGAATTTGAGCTGAGCGTCTACTTTGGGCGTAACTTGGCCAAACGCTACGACCGCTTAGCACGAGAGCTGTTCAATACGTTCCCGTGTCCCTTATTGCGATTCCAATTTTCACGTCGCAAAGAAAAATGGCGACTTCGCCGAGCCGAAGTGATCGGCATCAAGTCGGTCCCGCCAGCCCATTGGCCGTTTGTCGCCCGGCAAGCCGAATTGCACTTCGCCGGTCGCGGCGCGGCGCGAAGCAAGAAAAGCTCGCTTCGTTACGATTTAGCAATCCTGCACAATCCCGACGAAAAGGAGCTCGCCCCGTCGGACTCTAAATCGCTTCAAAAAATGATCAAAGCGGCGGCCTCGGTCGGCATTCGCGCCGAGCTGCTGACCCGCGAAGACGCCGGACGGCTGCTGGAATTCGACGCGTTGTTCATTCGCGAAACCACGGCGGTCAATCACCACACCTATCGTCTAGCACGCTGGGCCGAGCGTGAAGGGCTCGTGGTGATGGATGATCCACAGTCGATTATCCGCTGCACCAACAAGGTGTATCTCGCGGAAATCCTCGATAAAGCAAAAATCGATGTCCCCAAGACCATCGTGATCCATCGCGGCAACGCCGATCAAATCATCTCGGCGATCGGATTGCCTTGTGTACTAAAACGTCCCGACAGCGCTTTTTCGAAAGGGGTGACCAAGGCAGAAACGGAAGCCGAATTGGCAGAAAAACTAGAGGAAATGTTTTCCCATTCCGAATTAGTGATCGCTCAACAATTCATGCAAACCGATTTCGATTGGCGAATCGGCGTCCTCGACGGACGCGCTTTTTTTGCCAGCAAGTACCACATGGCTCGCGGGCATTGGCAAATTGCCAAGTATGAAGACGAAGGAAAACAAACCTTCGGAAAAGCGGAAACGTTGCCGATCGAATTGGCGCCACGGCGTGCGGTTAGCACTGCGGTCAAGGCCGCCAACCTGATCGGCGATGGATTGTACGGCGTCGATGTCAAAGAAAGCGACGGTAAATTCTATGTCATCGAAGTCAACGACAATCCCAATCTCGACTCTGGGGTGGAAGATGCCATCCTACGCGAAGAGTTGTATCGCAGAATCATGGAATCATTCCTGAGACGCATTGAACGTCGCAAAGCGGGAGAACATGCTCAATGAGTGCAGCAAGCAAACGGCAACTTTTTGAGGCCTTTGGCGTCGAACTGGAATACGTCATTGTCGATCGCGAAACATTGTCGGTGCGAAGCAGTGCGGACCGCGTGTTACAATCGCTCAGCCACGCGATGCCCGGTCACTTTCCCTCAGACTTTAGCGAGAGACTTTGCACATGGTCCAACGAGTTGGCGCTGCACGTCATTGAACTAAAGAACACCGATCCGATCGCCAATCTGGTTCGACTGCCGGCTCAATTCGAGCACGCACTAAGGGCGATTGAGCCCAGCTTGGAAAAGCTTGGTTTGCGTTTATTGCCGACGTCCATGCACCCTTGGATGAACCCTACCAAGGAAACCCAACTGTGGCCGCACGAGTATGGCGAGATCTACAAACAGTACCACCACATCTTCAATTGCAATTCGCATGGCTGGGCCAACGTGCAAAGCGTGCACCTCAATGTGCCGTTTGACGGTGACGAGCAATTCGCAAAACTGCACGCTGCGGTGCGATTGGTCCTGCCGCTGCTGCCCGCGTTGGCCGCGAGCTCCCCGATCGTGGATGCTCAGATCAGCGGATGGCATTCGACGCGAATGAAGATGTACATGGCCCATTGCGACCGTGTCCCCGTGATGACGGGGCCGATCATTCCGGAACCAATCTTTGACGAAGCCACTTATCGACGCGAAATTTTTGCACCGATTGCCGCCGCGATTAAACCGTTGGCCACGGGGGACTCCCTGCAGTGCGAGTTCCTGAATGCGCGTGGTGCGATCGCACGATTTGATCGCGGTTCGGTGGAACTCCGCGTCATGGACGTGCAAGAGTATCCGGCCGCGGACGTTTCGATCTGCGCCGCCGTAGTCGCGGTGCTACGCGCACTCACACAACAAAAATGGACATCGACCGAAGCGCAAAAGCAGATGCCCACCGATCGGCTCCGAGCCCTACTCACCGAGTGCTCCATCCGTGCCGAAAACACGATCATCGAAGACCAGGAATTCTTGCGACAGTTCGGAATCTCCGATCACTCGATACGTAGCGGCGATCTTTGGCAACACTTGGTCCAAACGCTGCGAGCGGAGGACCCGACGCTCGACAGTTTAATGGCTCCGTTGACGATCATCCTGGAACACGGCACGTTGTCGACTCGCATGCTCAATTTGATCGGAGACTCCTTGTCTCCCGAAGGGTTGCTGGATGCGTATGACCAAGTCGCCGATTGCTTGCAACAATGGCAACCGCTTTTGCCATGAGTGAGAATTGCTTCCTGATTACCTGCGAGCATGGCGGAAACGATATCCCGCGAGCTTATGCGGGCCTCTTTTCGTCGCCCGGCGCGAAACGCGATCTGATCAGCCATCGTGGATACGACCCCGGATCGTTGCAGATTGGCAGAGAGTTGTCCGCCGCACTTGATGCGGAAATCATCGCCTCGCAAACGACTCGATTGCTGGTGGATCTGAATCGCTCACTCCACCATCCCCAGCTATTTTCCAAATACTCGTCGCGGTTATCCGCTGAGGAACGAGCGTCGTTACTGAGCGAGCACTACCATCCCTACCGCACGCAAGTGGAGGGCAAGATCCGATCGCTGCTGGAATCATCCAACCGAGTCGTTCATCTTTCGGTCCATACATTTACGCCTCGATTTCGCGGCACGCATCGTCCGCTGGATCTCGGCATTTTGTACGATCCGAACCGCCGCGAAGAGAGCCGGTTTAGCGAACAGGTTGTCACCCGCCTTGCGTTTCGCAGCTCTGAATTAAGCGGTCCTGAATTTGAAAGACTGCGTCTGCGGGTGCGCCATAACGAACCGTACCTTGGTATTGACGACGGACTCACCACGCACTTGAGAACACAGTACCCTTCGCCAAGGTACCTGGGACTCGAGATCGAGATTAACAATCGCTATACGCGCTGGCAAGAAAAACGAAAGCAAACGCTGACCGCGGCGCTTGCTAACGCAATCCAACGCGTCCCCATCGAACTTTAAAAAGCTTGCCGTTCTCTTAGCGAATCACACCCCGACGCGTCCGTTTTGAAATCGCGTGTTTTTCACACCGCGACGCGGATGCGAGGGAATTACGAGATTGACTCGGTCCCTCGCTAACGCGTCGGGTTAAAACTCCTCAGGCAAAACTGCAATCGCGCAACTTCAAAACGGACACGTCGGGTTAGGAAAAACGTGCAGGCTGAAAAAGTGACGTTCGCAATGCCGTCTTCGACGTTCGTCGCGGTGCACTCAAGGGCACACCGAGTTAACTTTTGAACATTGGCAAGATCATCGGGTGGCCATTCATGAATGGAATGCCGGTCGTGCGCTCCGTACGGGCTGGTTGCGTCTGCGTTTGCGTTTTTTCTTGGCGGGTGTCTTGGGCCGCAGAAACCCAGTCGCAGATTTCTTGAATCCGCTCGCGTTCCTGTTTCGCCCCGCTTCGCTGGATACCACCGACCCACAAAATCGTATCGCGTGGTGAGGCTGCAGAGATCGCCCATTGGATCGCACGGCGATCATTGGCAACCAAACGCACCAGGGCACAATCCTCGACGCCATCGAGCACGGCATGCGAAGCACGCAGAAAATGCTCTTTCGAATCGGCGTTACAAGTTACGATCGACTGGTCACAAAATCGCTCGAGATGGTTGCCCGAGAGTGCAAGTTGCAAAGGATCTTCGTTGGGATCCACGGACATCACGCACCACAGCCGTCCACCAGGCTGTTTCATCGAACGCGCCGCACGCAGGGATGATCCAATTCGCTCGGGCGAATCAGCTGCATCGATAATCACATCGGCCGCGGCAAACGAGCTTAAACATTGCATCCGCCCCGGAATCTCGCGTAGCTTGCCGAGATGCTCAACCACTTCTTGAAGGGGTTGATTCAATAAAATCCCAATCGCTGCGGCGGCCACATGGTTCGCTGCCATCGCGGCACCACACAACGGGGTTTCCATTGCCGCGGTGACGGATTCATTGGTCACCAGCAACGTGGACATGCCGCATTCTTGTTCGATCAATTTTGCCGTCACGTCTGCGGCTTTACGTACCCCGTAGGTGAAGGTGTTTGCACCATGGTCCTGAACGATGCGAAGCACCGCTGGAGAATCGGCCGAGACAACCACGACTCCGCTTTGCGTCATCCGGTCGAGCACGCATTGCAATCCCGAAGGGCCAAAATCGTCGTCGTCCAGCGGAGATCCGGTGATGATCAGCAAATCAAATTCGATTGCATCGTAACGACCGTGCTTGGCATCGATTTCAGCCAATTCGATGACCGCGGTTTTTGCCCCCGCGTCACAGCAATCCGCAAGCCACTGGACCAACGGCGCCGCCGCGGGAACGCCCTCGGACGCTGTCGATTGCACGATCCCATCACATGACCCGAGGTCGGTTTGGTAGGAGGTGCGGAGCCCAATGTTGCGAAGCAACTGAGAAACCATCAACGACGTGGCGGTCTTGCCCGCCGAACCGTAAACGCCGATCGTTAACAAGCGGCGGTCGGGACGATTGAGTCGATTGGCATTGAATCCTGCCAACGCCAAGTCGACATCGCCGACCACACATTGCGGCAACGGGCAAGGCAAAATTTGTTCGGTCAAAATCCCCGCGACCCCACGTGCCAAGGCATCTGCGATAAATGCGGTTGGTTCCTCTTCACCAATGTGATAGACCACCAACTCGCCCGTCTGAGCTGCTTGCACGCTTTCGGCGATCTCCGAAAAAACGACGTCGCTGCCTGCGAAGAATCTTGCATTGGGAATCAAGTGAGCCAGCGAATACGACTCGGCTTGAGCGGGGCTCGCATCCTTGGTGCTCTCAGAATCCTTGACGGTCTCAGAAGACTTCGCATTCAAAACGAACGAAGATTTGGCCGCATGACGCATGATGGCCTCCCTGCACATGGCGATGATGAAGGTTTCAGGGCAAATCCTTTGCCACTCGGAAAAGCAGTCCTCCGCTTCACCGTTGAAGAAGAATTGTTCCCATCAAATCCAATCGGTCAAGAGGGAAAATCCTCACGCAAATGCTAGCAAACAGTGCAATTCAGGCCCTTTGCCGTCCTACAGATGATTCGGCATGCGAAAACAGGGGAAAGAAATTCGCCGATTACAACAAGCCAGCATCGCGGAGCATCATTTGTAGATCATCCCAGGCCGCTTTCTTCGCCGCAGGGTTTCGTAGCAAGTAGGCAGGGTGATAGGTCACCACAACTTTGCTATCAAAATACGGATGGAAACGGCCGCGAAGACGGCCCACCGAAAGCTTACTGTCCAACAGTGCTTGGCCGCTGACCGCACCGAGGCAGACGATGTACTCGGGCCGAATCAGTTCAATCTGTTTCTCAAAGTAGGGGCGGCAATTCGCAATTTCTTCGGGGTCGGGATTCCGATTACCGGGGGGGCGGCATTTCACGGTGTTAAGGATGTAGACATCGTCACGCGAGAACTTACACGCTTGGATCATCTTGGTGAGCAACTCTCCGGCCTTGCCCACAAACGGGCGAGCTTCGCGATCTTCGTCCGCACCGGGAGCTTCGCCAAAGAACACCACCCGTGCGTTCGCATTGCCTTCCCCAAAGACGGTGTGGGTTCGGCAGCGAGCGAGTTGTGAACATTTTTGGCAGGCTGCGACCTCGCTGGCCAATGCCACGAGCTCACTTTCACGCTGAGCCAGCGGTAAACTGGCCCCGGGATAAGGCTTCGCGACGGCGTTAAGCAAGGGGGACGCCCCTGCCGCGGTGGGGGCGGAAGTCGTTGCAGGGGCTGACTTTGTGGGGACCGTCTTTGCGGGGGTGGGTTTTGCCGCAGACGGGTTTGCCGCAGACAGTGATGCCGAATCAGGACGACTCACAGGGGTTTGCGTGCCGGCCCCCGGTGCCTCCATCGTCGAGGCCGCTGCATTTCCGGCTCCCTCCGCTTCCGCATTTGGCGAAAACAGCCGCGTCTTCAGCTCTTGGACGGCTTGTTCATTCGGCCGCGGCATCCACTGAACGCCCGCACGGTGTAAATGATCGGCCAGCGCAGCGGCTTGCATGATCAATTGGTCACGATCCAACGGGGGTGAAATGTTCTCGAGCATAGCGGGGATTCTAACGAATCTGGGCGAGAACGTCTTCTAGGGCTTTGTGATTCGGGTCGACGAGAATAGGATTCAGTGCTTCTGACTGTTGTCACCCTGTTGTTCCCGTACCCCTGTTAACACGAATGCCCGTCCCTCGAGTCGCTATTGTCGGTCGTCCCAATGTAGGCAAAAGCAGCCTGTTCAACTGGATTGCGCGCCGTCGTCTTGCCATCGTCGATAATTACGAAGGGGTAACACGTGACCGCATGACCACAC from Novipirellula galeiformis includes these protein-coding regions:
- a CDS encoding N-formylglutamate amidohydrolase; this translates as MSENCFLITCEHGGNDIPRAYAGLFSSPGAKRDLISHRGYDPGSLQIGRELSAALDAEIIASQTTRLLVDLNRSLHHPQLFSKYSSRLSAEERASLLSEHYHPYRTQVEGKIRSLLESSNRVVHLSVHTFTPRFRGTHRPLDLGILYDPNRREESRFSEQVVTRLAFRSSELSGPEFERLRLRVRHNEPYLGIDDGLTTHLRTQYPSPRYLGLEIEINNRYTRWQEKRKQTLTAALANAIQRVPIEL
- a CDS encoding RimK family protein encodes the protein MSDVIVTESQAGWIEAIEGVEVVDPREYLTDPRWNRRRGIKVYNLARSYRYQSFGYYVSLLAEARGHRPMPNVTAIQDLAGKANVRLLSPELDELIQHAFAPLTKDEFELSVYFGRNLAKRYDRLARELFNTFPCPLLRFQFSRRKEKWRLRRAEVIGIKSVPPAHWPFVARQAELHFAGRGAARSKKSSLRYDLAILHNPDEKELAPSDSKSLQKMIKAAASVGIRAELLTREDAGRLLEFDALFIRETTAVNHHTYRLARWAEREGLVVMDDPQSIIRCTNKVYLAEILDKAKIDVPKTIVIHRGNADQIISAIGLPCVLKRPDSAFSKGVTKAETEAELAEKLEEMFSHSELVIAQQFMQTDFDWRIGVLDGRAFFASKYHMARGHWQIAKYEDEGKQTFGKAETLPIELAPRRAVSTAVKAANLIGDGLYGVDVKESDGKFYVIEVNDNPNLDSGVEDAILREELYRRIMESFLRRIERRKAGEHAQ
- a CDS encoding uracil-DNA glycosylase → MLENISPPLDRDQLIMQAAALADHLHRAGVQWMPRPNEQAVQELKTRLFSPNAEAEGAGNAAASTMEAPGAGTQTPVSRPDSASLSAANPSAAKPTPAKTVPTKSAPATTSAPTAAGASPLLNAVAKPYPGASLPLAQRESELVALASEVAACQKCSQLARCRTHTVFGEGNANARVVFFGEAPGADEDREARPFVGKAGELLTKMIQACKFSRDDVYILNTVKCRPPGNRNPDPEEIANCRPYFEKQIELIRPEYIVCLGAVSGQALLDSKLSVGRLRGRFHPYFDSKVVVTYHPAYLLRNPAAKKAAWDDLQMMLRDAGLL
- a CDS encoding glutamate-cysteine ligase family protein, which encodes MSAASKRQLFEAFGVELEYVIVDRETLSVRSSADRVLQSLSHAMPGHFPSDFSERLCTWSNELALHVIELKNTDPIANLVRLPAQFEHALRAIEPSLEKLGLRLLPTSMHPWMNPTKETQLWPHEYGEIYKQYHHIFNCNSHGWANVQSVHLNVPFDGDEQFAKLHAAVRLVLPLLPALAASSPIVDAQISGWHSTRMKMYMAHCDRVPVMTGPIIPEPIFDEATYRREIFAPIAAAIKPLATGDSLQCEFLNARGAIARFDRGSVELRVMDVQEYPAADVSICAAVVAVLRALTQQKWTSTEAQKQMPTDRLRALLTECSIRAENTIIEDQEFLRQFGISDHSIRSGDLWQHLVQTLRAEDPTLDSLMAPLTIILEHGTLSTRMLNLIGDSLSPEGLLDAYDQVADCLQQWQPLLP
- a CDS encoding cysteine peptidase family C39 domain-containing protein, with the translated sequence MITPPFHHLPLSILAQPSDSDCGPTCLHAVYNYWKDDISLDQVIREIGQFTRGGTLAVQLACHALTRGYDATIVTYNLQFFDPTWFPPGRVNLPEKLIAQCEAKMSNDERFEIATESYLRFLELGGQVQMEPLEENLIVRTLVAGVPLLSGLSATFLYQEARERYQIRDESGRTGVSDDVGGEPVGHFVVMYGYDGQTGQVMLADPLQNNPIASTHLYTAPLSQVAAAILLGIATYDANLLMIRPRNHRSPGKAFANV
- a CDS encoding MFS transporter; the protein is MFFGSNASSVTRSNLRASLVDGASYGVMVGLGETYFAAFALAIGLGEVAAGLVGSVPLFFGGMAQLISPAAVRWFGLEQRWVVFCGTLQAASLIPIAIAAMFGSISLLWLLVFASLYWASGLATGPAWNTWIERVVPSRLRISYFARRTKWAQATTLAGLVGGGMLLQLAEQGDWVTIGFAIAFFGASLFRFLSVAMLAMHRTEVRADANIVSQSGASFGLPADSDSTADSVSNADSDSAAGSDSAADSDEKAKPQRGAAETGTPPSSIGISAIRLLGYLVLVQGMVQLSGPYFSPYMLEKLSLSYRDFVTLLAITFVSKVLALSFWGNFSRRYGAKRLLWTGGIGIVPIASLWIVSSNFWWLAIIQMLSGVVWAAYELGFFLLIFDAVPVSRRTKMLTLYNFANCTAWCGGAAIGGGVLAYFGASQEAYWILFGISSIGRFCALGLLLGIQPGRRLVSRVRVRVLGVRPNGAFLDSPVLPTLQRRSSTAAMLATKAD
- a CDS encoding Mur ligase family protein, which gives rise to MRHAAKSSFVLNAKSSETVKDSESTKDASPAQAESYSLAHLIPNARFFAGSDVVFSEIAESVQAAQTGELVVYHIGEEEPTAFIADALARGVAGILTEQILPCPLPQCVVGDVDLALAGFNANRLNRPDRRLLTIGVYGSAGKTATSLMVSQLLRNIGLRTSYQTDLGSCDGIVQSTASEGVPAAAPLVQWLADCCDAGAKTAVIELAEIDAKHGRYDAIEFDLLIITGSPLDDDDFGPSGLQCVLDRMTQSGVVVVSADSPAVLRIVQDHGANTFTYGVRKAADVTAKLIEQECGMSTLLVTNESVTAAMETPLCGAAMAANHVAAAAIGILLNQPLQEVVEHLGKLREIPGRMQCLSSFAAADVIIDAADSPERIGSSLRAARSMKQPGGRLWCVMSVDPNEDPLQLALSGNHLERFCDQSIVTCNADSKEHFLRASHAVLDGVEDCALVRLVANDRRAIQWAISAASPRDTILWVGGIQRSGAKQERERIQEICDWVSAAQDTRQEKTQTQTQPARTERTTGIPFMNGHPMILPMFKS
- a CDS encoding bifunctional GNAT family N-acetyltransferase/carbon-nitrogen hydrolase family protein; the protein is MPSRGAEESDELDLSKFEWNLAVRPTTIADLDALLAIQAKCFPGMPMWTLEQIESQLERFPEGQFVVECDGKVIASCSSLLVHYDDNLEWHNWQKVADGGFIRNHVPGGDTMYGIEIMVDPDFRGMRLSRRLYQARKDVCRRMNVARMIIAGRIPGYHKHADELSAREYIERVVEKAIFDPVLTAQLANGFALQGLIPNYLPSDVESAGYATFLEWKNLDHNRTPTRRYRHSVEPVRIGAVQYQMRAVKDFEEFAHQARYFVDVAGDYKCDFLLFPELFTLQLLSCLPPQRPGSAARALSEFTPQYLELFTEMAISFNTNIIGGSHFVVEDDTLYNISYLFRRDGSIEKQYKLHITPSERRWWGVTGGDKVEVFDTDCGPISIQICYDCEFPEVSRIAAERGANMMFVPFNTDTRLGYLRVRLCAQARCIENHFYVAIAGCTGNLPFVENADIHYAQSAIFTPADVTFARDAIGAEANANVEMVIIHDVDLELLRRHREQGNVTNWRDRRTDMYQVNYKGGNEVRNI